The following is a genomic window from Candidatus Diapherotrites archaeon.
AAGCATTCATCCCGGCTCATGGGTATGGTGGAATTCAAAACCAAAATTTCCAACATCCTGGATTATCCCGCCCCCGAGAATGGCGCCACGCGCGTGTTCGAGTGTCCCATTCCGGATGGAATTGAAATGCCCTACCTCCCTGGTCAATTCGCCATGATTTCCCATCCGGAAGTCAAATTACTAGCCAACCCCACCCAAACCAAATGGGCGTCCTATTCCATCTCCTCTTCCCCCACCCAAAATGAAAAATTGGAGTTCTGCCTCGGTGGAGGCTCCCCCACGGGGGTGACGCACCGGCTCATGCAGGCCAAAGAAGGGGAAGAGATAGCTATCCGCGGCCCTTTTGGTAAATTCATTCTTGAAGAGGACGCACCCGAATATGTTATGCTCGCCACGGGCACGGGCATTGCTCCCATCATCTCCATGACGCGCACCCTCCTGGCCAAAGGGAAAACGGTTCCCATCTCTCTTTATTTCGGTTTCCGTTTTCCCGGGCAATTCATGTATCGCGAGGAACTCTTGGCGCTCCAGGAACAATATCCCCACTTTCATTACTATCCCATTGCCTCTCGTCCAGAAGACTCGTGGGGGTTTGCTAAAGGACACATCCAAGATGTGTTGAAAGACTATCATTCTCCCTCATCCAATCAGGCGAAAGTATACATCTGCGGCAAGCCCGCTATCGCAGAGGAACTGGTCACCTTTTGCCAGGAAACCCTTCATTTCCCCACAGCCAATGTGCACATCGAGAAATGGTGAATTTATGGCCAAACCCTTTTTCATGAAGCTCGTGGTGTATGCCCCCAAAACGCATGTTGATCCTATTCTCGAGGCATTGCATCAGACTGGTTGCGGGAAATCAGACGGCGGCAAATACGAAGGACGCGCCTTCCTCACATTCGGACATGGCACATGGATCGCGCTCAAGGGGAGTAAGCCTTTCAAAGGGCGTCTCAACCGTCGCGAAATGGTTCAGGAAGTCCGGATCGAGACCACGTGTCCCAAAGAAAAATCGGCAGACATCCTCCGCATCATCCGATCAATTCATCCCTATGAAGAACCCGTGATTGAAATCTATTCCTTGGACGCCGTTTCCAATGCGGCCCCCCTCAAGGCAGGGGCCAAAGTTCTCCGGTACAAGTAGCGGAAACTTTTTACAAAAAAGTTTCATCAAAACAAACTTTTTAGGAAAAAGTTTGATCAAAAAATCTTTTTACAAAAAAGTTTCATCAAAAAACGGGTAATACTTCTTCTTTTAGGGTGGCTTGTATCTCCCATTTTAGGCGAGCGAGCACGTAGGCCGAATGAGATTCTTTGTACTAAAGTGATGCCCCGCCTTTCAGCCGGGAAGGTCTTCGTTTATATTGGATATTACTCCTCTCAACCTATGCCGGCAAAAGGGTGGGGGTCTCGGTGGGCGAATAAAGCCAGGCTCCTTGGCCGCGGAATGCTTCCAAAAAGAGTGGGGAAAGAAATGCATCGCGCGATATTGCGCTGGAGCGGGAGGGATGTTTCCCGACATGATAAGGCTCGAAAGATTGTTCAACGCCAGGATCCGGGAGCTATTTTATTGCGGGAAAATTTCAGAAAACATGCTTCTGAATCAGTAGAAGCAATGTCCCCTGCCCGCGAGCTGGTAGAAGAAAGGAAAAAATTGACTGACAAAATAGAAGGTATAACAAATGCCCTTTCATCCATGAGAGGAGGTACCGACGTTTATAGAGAAAGGCTATCGGAACTTCAACGATCAGTGCAAAAAAAAAATAATATTAATCGGCAAATCAGAGAATTAACGCAACCCTTTTTCCATCTTACGTATGAGTACTCGGCGAGAATGGAAGCGGCTCATCTGGCGCTCGATTGGATGGGGTTCGGGTTCCAAAAACCGGCGCATCAGGTCATCCGCGAATCTATAATCACACAGGCGCCTCATTTGTTCGCCCAAGATCCCTTCCAATCCACACACAAAATCGACAAACGCGTGGTGGCGGCTTCCCGATTACAGAGTATCAAACGACTGATTCCCATCCTAGGCCCTCTCGGGGCGCGCCGTTTCTACCGGCGTTTCCAGAAATTCTATTCCGTGCTGGCCCAATGACGAAACGAAAAAAATAATTTAAAAAAAGGAATACATCGGCTTCCGCCGGTGATAAAAAGGATTTATTTCTCTATTTGGTTTCTATTCCTTTGAGACACCACAAACCCACCCGCCAGCAACACGCTGTATAGAATGAATGGCATGACGGTTATCAACACTTCCAAATTCGGTAAAGGATTCGAGGCGGTGATTTCCATCCGAATGGGCGCCGCGCTCACGCTCGCGATGAACGCGAACAGGAACAGCCCCACCAAAGCTGGGTCAAATTAGCCTCTCATGTGAAAAAGCCCGTGATTCCCATGGAAGAACGCCGACGAATGAAATTGGATGCCATTCAATCCACCAAACGCGTGATGCGGGATGATCGTCATGTAACGGCTACCAGATTGGCGGAATTACGTAGTGAGATCAATCAGATACGTTGGGATTCTCCCAGTGAAGCAATACGCCTTTCGCGGTTAAACACCTTCATCTCGGATGTCCGAGATCGTCTCGCAATGATAACCGCGGAAAGACGTGGAAGGGTCCAGGCCCATTACACCGTCGCGGCAAGGCATGGAGCTGCGTTGCAGGCAATCTCCATGCTTCCCCAATCGGCTCGCGAAAAAATCAATGAAATAGGACTACTCGAACTATCTGAGATCATTTTCATCCCGGAAAAATACAATGGAGAATTGTTCACGTCACCAATTCCTACTCCGCGTTCCCACCGTGATTATGAGGGTAAATCTCCCCGCCAGATTCGTAGGATCGTTCTCGATAGGCTCCGACCCTATTTCAAACCGTTGGAGGCCCGATTATTCCTCTTCCATTTTTACCGCTATTTCCGCGCGTACACCACTCCTATTAGAAAACGCCGTCAGTAGTGCTCGAGCGCCTTGATCCCATAGGATATGGTCGACCCAGCTTTCACAACAGTTGCCACCTGGATGACTTCGGTGACTTCCTGCTCCGTGGCCCCATAGGCCTTGGCTTTCTGCGCGTGGGAATCGATGCAGTATTCGCATTGGATGGCGCATGACGCCCCCAAGGCGATCAATTCCTTCGTCTTCTTATCCAGGGCCCCCGCGGCCATCGCGGCATTCTTCCATGCGGCATAGGCCTGGCTGGATTGGGCCAGTTGCTTGAATTTCTCGGAAGCTTTCATATAATTTTCATAGAATAATTCGCTCATGTTTAGATTCACCTTCTGGCTCAACTCAATTCCTCTTTTTATGGGTGCCTTTGAGCAAGGGTATTTATGGGCCTGACAGGTTAGAAAGAACATGCCTCCCAAACGTATTCGGACTATGAAGAAGATTGCTTCCCTCCCTCGTTTAGTTAGGGGAAAAATAGGTGAATACATACTTCGAAGGGAATCACGAAAAATGGGGAAGTCCTTTCAGCGAAAAGATATGCGTTTTTACCTAACAGCAGCCGGGCTCGATAGTCTAGCCCAAAAAGAAGCTTTAACCCAGTATCATATTTTTAAAAATCGCTATTTTAAGAGGCGTTACATCAACAGGTTGCAGTCCGACCCCATTTTTTCCTTTGATGCGTCGCATGATCCAGCTGGGTCTAATCGTTTAATTCGCGCGGCGGCAAACGCCCAAATGAGAATTAATAGGGCCCGAAATCGAGCCCGGCGATTACGGTTTAGAAAGGATGTCATTACGGTCGCG
Proteins encoded in this region:
- a CDS encoding FAD-binding oxidoreductase, with the protein product MVEFKTKISNILDYPAPENGATRVFECPIPDGIEMPYLPGQFAMISHPEVKLLANPTQTKWASYSISSSPTQNEKLEFCLGGGSPTGVTHRLMQAKEGEEIAIRGPFGKFILEEDAPEYVMLATGTGIAPIISMTRTLLAKGKTVPISLYFGFRFPGQFMYREELLALQEQYPHFHYYPIASRPEDSWGFAKGHIQDVLKDYHSPSSNQAKVYICGKPAIAEELVTFCQETLHFPTANVHIEKW
- a CDS encoding carboxymuconolactone decarboxylase family protein, which encodes MSELFYENYMKASEKFKQLAQSSQAYAAWKNAAMAAGALDKKTKELIALGASCAIQCEYCIDSHAQKAKAYGATEQEVTEVIQVATVVKAGSTISYGIKALEHY